A genomic segment from Gadus morhua chromosome 4, gadMor3.0, whole genome shotgun sequence encodes:
- the LOC115541402 gene encoding F-box only protein 3 isoform X2, whose amino-acid sequence MAAPVELRLVLDQLPADPLLLVFSFLDFRDLIHCSFVSRRLNQLSGHNPLWRSLCSRYWLLTDADRGAGAPSWRALFRQYYLDWGRYLRHYAVLKTSWETLKTFLSQRCPRMIASLKDGAKEEELDSIETQIGFKLPEDYRCSYRLHNGQKLVVPGLMGSMALSNHYRSEDLLDVETAAGGFQQRKGMRQCLPLTFCFHTGLSQYLALEATEGRNLSDIFYHCPDQLAQDPSAIDMFITGTSFSDWFTTYVNNVVTGEYPIIRDQIFRYVREQQCVATTGDLSVTVSTAFLPELSSVHPPHFFFTYRIRIEMSSSASPDAACQLDSRYWKITKGNGEEEEVRGPGVVGEYPVMMPGKVHEYASCTTFSTTSEHMEGHYTFHRLANKEEVFNVLIPRFHMVCPPFRKSVVRSGSTNDRSWLNDDDSDGDHGDFRGINLGDGAQCPRHV is encoded by the exons ATGGCGGCGCCCGTGGAGCTGCGGCTCGTCTTGGATCAGCTGCCCGCCGACCCGCTGCTTCTCGTCTTCTCCTTCCTCGACTTCAGGGATCTCATCCA CTGCAGCTTCGTCAGCAGGAGGCTGAACCAGCTGTCCGGCCACAACCCTTTGTGGAGGAGCTTGTGTTCCCGCTACTGGCTATTGACTGA CGCTGACCGGGGGGCCGGCGCCCCCTCCTGGCGGGCCCTGTTCAGGCAGTACTACCTGGACTGGGGCCGTTACCTCCGGCACTACGCCGTCCTGAAGACCTCCTGGGAGACCCTGAAGACCTTCCTCTCTCAGCGATGTCCGCGCATGATCGCTTCTCTCAAAG ATGGAgccaaggaggaggagcttgACTCCATCGAGACTCAGATCGGCTTCAAGCTGCCGGAGGATTACCGCTGTTCTTACCGCCTGCACAACGGCCAGAAGCTAGTGGTACCAGG tcTGATGGGCAGCATGGCGCTGTCCAACCACTACCGCTCTGAAGACCTCCTGGACGTGGAGACGGCGGCGGGGGGCTTCCAGCAGAGGAAGGGCATGAGGCAgtgtctccctctcaccttcTGCTTCCACACCGGACTCAGTCAGTACCTGGCCCTGGAGGCCACCGAGGGACGCAACCTCTCAGACATCTTCTACCACTGTCCT GACCAGCTGGCCCAAGACCCGTCAGCCATCGACATGTTTATAACAG gcACCAGTTTCTCAGACTGGTTTACTACTTACGTCAATAATGTTGTGACTGGAGAATACCCCATCATCAGAGACCAGATATTCAG gtatgTGCGTGAGCAGCAGTGCGTGGCCACCACGGGGGACCTGAGCGTGACCGTCTCCACCGCCTTCCTCCCAGAGCTGTCGTCGGTCCATCCACCGCACTTCTTCTTCACCTACAGAATCag gatAGAGATGTCGTCCAGCGCGTCCCCGGACGCGGCCTGTCAGCTGGACAGCCGCTACTGGAAGATCACCAAGGGcaacggggaggaggaggaggtgcgcgGGCCGGGCGTGGTCG gtgaaTATCCTGTGATGATGCCAGGAAAGGTTCATGAGTACGCCAGCTGCACCACCTTCAGCACCACCTCAGAGCACATGGAGGGACACTACACCTTCCACCGGctgg CCAATAAGGAGGAGGTTTTCAACGTCTTGATTCCACGCTTCCACATGGTCTGTCCCCCCTTCAGGAAGTCTGTCGTTAGATCG GGTTCGACCAATGACAGGTCTTGGTTAAACGACGATGACTCTGATGGTGACCATGGCGACTTCAGAGGCATCAACCTGGGGGACGGGGCGCAGTGCCCCCGCCACGTCTAG
- the LOC115541402 gene encoding F-box only protein 3 isoform X1, protein MAAPVELRLVLDQLPADPLLLVFSFLDFRDLIHCSFVSRRLNQLSGHNPLWRSLCSRYWLLTDADRGAGAPSWRALFRQYYLDWGRYLRHYAVLKTSWETLKTFLSQRCPRMIASLKDGAKEEELDSIETQIGFKLPEDYRCSYRLHNGQKLVVPGLMGSMALSNHYRSEDLLDVETAAGGFQQRKGMRQCLPLTFCFHTGLSQYLALEATEGRNLSDIFYHCPDQLAQDPSAIDMFITGTSFSDWFTTYVNNVVTGEYPIIRDQIFRYVREQQCVATTGDLSVTVSTAFLPELSSVHPPHFFFTYRIRIEMSSSASPDAACQLDSRYWKITKGNGEEEEVRGPGVVGEYPVMMPGKVHEYASCTTFSTTSEHMEGHYTFHRLANKEEVFNVLIPRFHMVCPPFRKSVVRSQGSTNDRSWLNDDDSDGDHGDFRGINLGDGAQCPRHV, encoded by the exons ATGGCGGCGCCCGTGGAGCTGCGGCTCGTCTTGGATCAGCTGCCCGCCGACCCGCTGCTTCTCGTCTTCTCCTTCCTCGACTTCAGGGATCTCATCCA CTGCAGCTTCGTCAGCAGGAGGCTGAACCAGCTGTCCGGCCACAACCCTTTGTGGAGGAGCTTGTGTTCCCGCTACTGGCTATTGACTGA CGCTGACCGGGGGGCCGGCGCCCCCTCCTGGCGGGCCCTGTTCAGGCAGTACTACCTGGACTGGGGCCGTTACCTCCGGCACTACGCCGTCCTGAAGACCTCCTGGGAGACCCTGAAGACCTTCCTCTCTCAGCGATGTCCGCGCATGATCGCTTCTCTCAAAG ATGGAgccaaggaggaggagcttgACTCCATCGAGACTCAGATCGGCTTCAAGCTGCCGGAGGATTACCGCTGTTCTTACCGCCTGCACAACGGCCAGAAGCTAGTGGTACCAGG tcTGATGGGCAGCATGGCGCTGTCCAACCACTACCGCTCTGAAGACCTCCTGGACGTGGAGACGGCGGCGGGGGGCTTCCAGCAGAGGAAGGGCATGAGGCAgtgtctccctctcaccttcTGCTTCCACACCGGACTCAGTCAGTACCTGGCCCTGGAGGCCACCGAGGGACGCAACCTCTCAGACATCTTCTACCACTGTCCT GACCAGCTGGCCCAAGACCCGTCAGCCATCGACATGTTTATAACAG gcACCAGTTTCTCAGACTGGTTTACTACTTACGTCAATAATGTTGTGACTGGAGAATACCCCATCATCAGAGACCAGATATTCAG gtatgTGCGTGAGCAGCAGTGCGTGGCCACCACGGGGGACCTGAGCGTGACCGTCTCCACCGCCTTCCTCCCAGAGCTGTCGTCGGTCCATCCACCGCACTTCTTCTTCACCTACAGAATCag gatAGAGATGTCGTCCAGCGCGTCCCCGGACGCGGCCTGTCAGCTGGACAGCCGCTACTGGAAGATCACCAAGGGcaacggggaggaggaggaggtgcgcgGGCCGGGCGTGGTCG gtgaaTATCCTGTGATGATGCCAGGAAAGGTTCATGAGTACGCCAGCTGCACCACCTTCAGCACCACCTCAGAGCACATGGAGGGACACTACACCTTCCACCGGctgg CCAATAAGGAGGAGGTTTTCAACGTCTTGATTCCACGCTTCCACATGGTCTGTCCCCCCTTCAGGAAGTCTGTCGTTAGATCG CAGGGTTCGACCAATGACAGGTCTTGGTTAAACGACGATGACTCTGATGGTGACCATGGCGACTTCAGAGGCATCAACCTGGGGGACGGGGCGCAGTGCCCCCGCCACGTCTAG
- the LOC115541399 gene encoding zinc finger MYM-type protein 1-like, with translation MDRYLIRKNPRVEGDVQEEEKRQEVVDDSDVEQEEESPGPSSQPFTSTEGAAASHDASTLGDLSMNAQDGPKIPTLHKYPTRMFGVQQRSFCKGWMEPYPWLEYSVSQDAVFCFACRHFLGGGGHGFHREPTYTTSGFHNWRKATASFKGHHESMGHKFAMEAWTEFKLKAKSGSKITNMLDKGHSVLIQENRRYMMGVVESLRYTACQGIAQRGHIEDEDSANRGNFRELLSVIGKFDKTVQKKSDNNPSNAKYVHHDVQNEIINVMAEMIRKQLRDEVKDAEHFAILVDESKDISKKEQISVIVRYLNTESERVVEEFLHFTPADGLDANSLFASIKQTLSRCGIDLNCCVGQCYDGASVMSGCNNGVQELFRREVPQAVYIHCHAHRLNLVLVDCVHNVDAAAEFFETLQTLYKFFSGSVVHDLFLKKQRELSTAQRIELKRLSDTRWACQYDAICAVKRTLPAIIATLRDTVRDKNAKRRTEAKSVSSLMDEQFVLHLILFEDVFRTTKFMSDALQSPNFDLLTADDLAQSVITAISEKRTDDNWAAIRKQAGDMCVNTGIATVHREKRQTQTAKHLEGFIVEAPIERPGMGSMDELKTQSFYPVLDRLLMELRRRFSIEANGVLAGLPALSPNHPSFLDKQVILPMARHYGVSEENLCAELHQVRRLLKRKEEQGCTINSNQEFLSLMRPYKDAFVDLYKLISISLTLPVTSASCERSFSCLRRLKSYLRNSSGDGRTSDLALLAINPLRARALDIDRIIDAFALNHNNRRIVLL, from the coding sequence ATGGATCGGTATTTGATCCGAAAAAATCCTCGAGTTGAAGGAGACGttcaagaggaagaaaaaaggcAGGAGGTAGTGGATGATTCTGATGTAGAACAAGAAGAGGAAAGTCCTGGTCCAAGTAGTCAACCCTTCACCTCTACTGAGGGCGCCGCTGCTAGCCATGATGCTAGCACCCTGGGTGACTTAAGCATGAACGCCCAGGATGGTCCGAAAATACCAACATTACACAAATATCCAACTCGGATGTTTGGAGTCCAGCAAAGAAGTTTCTGCAAGGGCTGGATGGAACCATATCCGTGGTTGGAATACAGTGTATCCCAGGATGCCGTCTTTTGCTTTGCCTGCAGGCATTTTCTCGGTGGAGGAGGGCACGGGTTTCATCGGGAGCCAACGTATACAACCAGTGGCTTTCATAACTGGCGGAAAGCAACAGCATCTTTTAAGGGCCATCACGAAAGTATGGGACACAAATTTGCCATGGAGGCATGGACTGAGTTTAAGCTAAAAGCAAAAAGCGgttcaaaaataacaaatatgctGGATAAAGGACATTCGGTATTGATCCAGGAAAACAGAAGGTACATGATGGGCGTTGTGGAAAGCTTGCGCTATACTGCCTGTCAGGGGATCGCACAGCGAGGCCACATTGAAGATGAGGATTCAGCAAACAGGGGTAATTTCCGCGAGTTGCTGTCTGTAATTGGAAAATTTGACAAAACCGTTCAGAAAAAGTCAGATAACAACCCGTCAAATGCAAAGTATGTGCACCATGACGTGCAGAATGAGATCATCAATGTAATGGCAGAAATGATTAGGAAACAATTAAGGGATGAGGTTAAGGACGCTGAACATTTTGCCATTTTGGTGGATGAAAGCAAAGACATCAGCAAAAAAGAGCAAATTTCAGTGATCGTGCGTTATTTGAACACGGAATCagagagagtggtggaggaATTCTTGCATTTCACCCCAGCTGATGGACTAGACGCAAACTCGCTCTTTGCAAGCATCAAGCAGACGCTCAGTCGGTGCGGTATTGACCTGAATTGTTGTGTTGGCCAGTGCTATGATGGTGCCTCAGTCATGTCTGGATGTAACAACGGAGTCCAAGAACTTTTCAGAAGAGAGGTGCCGCAAGCAGTTTATATACACTGCCATGCTCATAGGCTTAACCTGGTGTTGGTGGACTGTGTGCATAATGTAGATGCTGCCGCTGAGTTTTTTGAGACGTTGCAAACACTGTACAAGTTTTTTTCGGGGTCAGTGGTGCACGATCTCTTTCTGAAGAAACAAAGGGAACTTTCAACGGCACAGCGCATAGAGCTGAAGAGACTGAGTGACACTCGCTGGGCATGCCAGTATGATGCTATCTGTGCAGTCAAGAGAACTCTCCCGGCTATCATCGCTACCCTGCGTGACACTGTTCGCGACAAGAATGCGAAACGGAGGACAGAGGCTAAATCTGTCAGTTCCCTTATGGATGAGCAGTTTGTTCTGCATTTAATTCTTTTTGAGGATGTTTTTAGAACTACCAAATTCATGTCCGATGCGCTACAGTCTCCCAATTTCGATCTCTTGACAGCGGATGACCTGGCCCAATCTGTGATCACGGCCATATCGGAGAAACGTACAGATGACAACTGGGCAGCAATCCGTAAGCAGGCAGGAGACATGTGCGTTAATACCGGGATAGCTACtgtacatcgtgagaaaaggcAGACCCAAACAGCTAAACATCTGGAGGGCTTTATTGTGGAGGCCCCGATAGAAAGACCAGGCATGGGCAGCATGGATGAACTGAAAACTCAGTCATTCTATCCTGTCTTAGACAGGTTGTTAATGGAACTCCGGCGACGCTTTTCCATCGAAGCAAATGGTGTACTGGCAGGCTTGCCAGCCCTAAGCCCTAATCACCCATCATTCCTTGACAAGCAAGTTATTCTGCCCATGGCTCGCCATTATGGGGTCAGCGAGGAGAATTTGTGTGCAGAACTCCATCAAGTTCGCCGGCTCCTGAAAAGGAAGGAAGAGCAAGGATGCACCATTAACAGCAACCAGGAGTTCCTATCCCTTATGCGGCCTTACAAAGACGCCTTCGTGGACCTCTACAAATTGATCTCCATATCTCTGACCCTGCCTGTAACATCTGCGAGCTGCGAGCGCAGTTTTTCTTGTCTGCGTCGCTTGAAGAGCTACCTGAGGAATAGCAGTGGGGATGGCCGAACCAGTGACCTTGCACTTCTGGCGATTAACCCTCTGCGAGCACGGGCTTTGGACATCGACAGGATCATAGATGCCTTCGCtctcaaccacaacaacaggcGCATTGTCCTGTTATGA